In Coccidioides posadasii str. Silveira chromosome 4, complete sequence, one genomic interval encodes:
- a CDS encoding uncharacterized protein (BUSCO:197612at4751~EggNog:ENOG410PFBJ~COG:G~BUSCO:8080at33183): MAKRKREEATAREDAEPRKSQKQTAEALAPASRDEITIQIVTGSYERVLHGIAATIPQSSLHTTTEKEGGVQFVDTFLFHAHASAIRCLALSPIADDSSLAQNVILASGGTDERINLYTLSATTTPTNDSFPSVPTLAGNKILENPKNRELGSLLHHSSSISALYFPTRSKLLASAEDNTISVTKTRDLSVVSTIKAPRPKAVGRPSGDTAPAGAAPAGINDFAVHPSMKLMLSVGKGEKCMRLWNLVTGKKAGVLNFGRDVLETVKEGKWSNGEGKKIVWDSAGQEFAVAFDRGVVVFGIDSVAKCYILPSPLTKVHQIKYVQTGDDDAEESSTRELLAVSTEDGRILFYSTDGGLLEQGERSNGKSSIAAAQLRCQLGGKEKGQSSRIKDFEFLQTKSALGHPRTLIIVTAGSDGMVKLWVLDPKELCSKEKSRGAEGKRKKKEKQASREGHGPVDVGRLLGTYETGNRITCLKAFVLAKAEGDEELYDEFSGLSGDEEADESESSGEESES, translated from the exons ATGGCGAAACGAAAGAGGGAAGAGGCTACGGCCCGAGAGGATGCAGAACCCCGGAAATCCCAAAAACAAACAGCTGAGGCACTAGCTCCTGCATCGAGAGATGAGATCACAATCCAGATCGTGACAGGCTCATACGAACGGGTTCTCCATGGCATTGCGGCGACAATCCCTCAGAGCTCCCTGCACACCACAACCGAGAAGGAGGGGGGAGTTCAATTCGTTGATACCTTTCTCTTCCATGCACATGCCTCAGCAATCCGCTGCCTTGCTCTCAGTCCCATCGCCGACGATTCCTCCCTGGCGCAAAACGTAATACTCGCCAGCGGTGGGACTGATGAACGTATCAACCTATACACCCTCTCCGCCACCACTACACCGACAAACGATAGCTTCCCTTCCGTCCCGACCCTTGCGGGAAACAAAATCCTTGAAAACCCGAAGAATCGCGAACTGGGGTCGCTGCTTCATCATTCGTCCAGCATCTCCGCGCTGTATTTCCCCACAAGGTCCAAATTGCTAGCTTCGGCCGAGGATAATACGATATCTGTGACAAAAACGAGGGACTTGTCGGTTGTATCTACGATCAAGGCGCCGCGACCAAAAGCTGTGGGGCGGCCGAGTGGTGACACCGCCCCAGCAGGTGCAGCTCCCGCGGGGATCAATGACTTTGCGGTACACCCCAGTATGAAGCTTATGTTGAGTGTTGGGAAGGGTGAAAAGTGCATGAGGCTCTGGAACCTAGTGACTGGCAAGAAAGCTGGCGTTTTGAACTTTGGACGAGATGTATTAGAGACTGTCAAGGAAGGCAAATGGAGCAATGGAGAGGGGAAGAAGATTGTGTGGGACTCTGCTGGCCAGGAGTTTGCTGTGGCATTCGATCGCGGTGTGGTTGTGTTCGGCATT GACTCCGTGGCAAAATGTTACATCCTACCGTCTCCTCTGACAAAGGTCCATCAGATTAAATACGTACAAAcgggtgatgatgatgcagagGAGTCCAGCACCCGCGAGCTTCTCGCCGTATCCACAGAGGACGGTCGAATTTTGTTCTACTCTACCGATGGCGGTTTATTGGAGCAAGGTGAAAGATCGAACGGCAAGTCTTCAATTGCTGCTGCGCAGTTGAGGTGCCAGTTGggcggaaaagaaaaaggtcaATCTTCGAGAATAAAGGATTTCGAATTCTTACAGACGAAATCCGCCTTGGGGCATCCACGGACTCTCATCATCGTCACCGCTGGAAGTGACGGGATGGTGAAGCTCTGGGTCCTGGATCCGAAGGAGTTATGTAGCAAGGAGAAATCTCGAGGGGCGGAGggcaaaaggaaaaagaaggaaaagcaAGCCAGCCGAGAAGGACACGGGCCGGTGGATGTTGGGCGATTGTTGGGAACGTATGAAACCGGAAACAGAATTACATGTCTGAAAGCATTCGTGCTGGCGAAAGCGGAAGGGGACGAGGAGTTGTATGATGAGTTTAGCGGACTGTCGGGCGATGAAGAGGCTGACGAGTCCGAGTCAAGTGGTGAAGAAAGCGAAAGCTGA
- a CDS encoding uncharacterized protein (EggNog:ENOG410PFIX~COG:O~TransMembrane:7 (o20-38i90-111o123-148i169-189o195-222i310-329o344-364i)~MEROPS:MER0002635~BUSCO:5949at33183) — protein sequence MYILQQLARLLDQPFFPWKKIIVGFSLGQYLLEGFLSLRQYRILQQKKPPKVLEGEVSQEVFDKSQAYGRAKAKFGFVSGLYSQIQNLAFIYYDALPKLWAVTGLWLTRYLPERFQGEITHTLVFVFTFNLITTLLSIPVSYYSTFVLEEKFGFNKQTVKLWVSDMLKGQMLGVVLGAPIISAILKIVQKTGTSFFYYLWLFGMFVQLFAITIYPIAILPLFNKLSPLEPGTLKTGVEALAQKLQFPLKELYVIDGSKRSAHSNAYFYGLPWKKHIVIYDTLIEKSEPEEVVAVLSHELGHWSLSHTTKLFGIAQFHMFYIFALFSAFISNKSLYNSFGFHDEYPIMIGFLLFSDALAPMDAIVKLLMNILSRKFEFEADAFAVKLGYSAELARSLLKLQIQNLSTMDADWMYASYHYSHPILPERLGALGWKGGKVTAKSEDSEKPVKAADREL from the exons ATGTATATCCTTCAG CAACTTGCCCGGCTGCTTGATCAGCCTTTCTTCCCATGGAAAAAGATAATTGTCGGGTTTTCGCTTGGgcaatatcttcttgaggGATTTCTATCCCTTCGCCAATACAGGATTTTGCAACAGAAGAAACCGCCCAAGGTTCTCGAAGGCGAGGTTTCGCAAGAGGTATTCGATAAGAGTCAG GCATATGGTCGAGCAAAGGCCAAATTCGGTTTCGTCTCCGGGCTTTATAGTCAAATTCAGAATCTCGCTTTCATTTACTACGATGCACTCCCGAAACTCTGGGCTGTCACTGGTCTCTGGCTGACACGGTATCTTCCTGAACGGTTTCAAGGCGAAATAACTCATACGCTAGTCTTTGTCTTCACGTTCAACCTCATCACAACATTACTCTCTATCCCCGTCTCGTACTATAGCACTTTTGTTCTCGAGGAAAAATTCGGATTCAACAAACAGACAGTCAAACTATGGGTTTCGGATATGCTCAAGGGACAAATGCTCGGTGTTGTTCTTGGTGCTCCGATCATCAGCGCCATTCTGAAAATCGTCCAAAAAACAGGCACTAGTTTCTTCTATTACCTCTGGTTGTTTGGCATGTTCGTTCAGCTCTTCGCCATTACCATCTACCCAATTGCTATCCTACCCCTATTCAACAAGCTCTCTCCTTTGGAACCTGGCACTCTGAAGACTGGCGTGGAAGCTCTCGCACAAAAACTGCAGTTCCCACTCAAGGAGCTCTACGTTATCGACGGAAGCAAAAGAAGCGCTCACAGCAACGCATATTTCTATGGACTACCCTGGAAGAAGCACATCGTCATCTATGACACCTTGATTGAGAAGAGCGAACCTGAGGAGGTTGTGGCTGTCCTGAGTCATGAACTTGGACACTGGAGTTTGAGCCATACGACCAAGCTATTCGGAATCGCCCAG TTCCACATGTTCTATATTTTCGCCTTGTTTTCCGCCTTCATCAGCAACAAATCTCTGTATAACTCGTTTGGTTTCCACGATGAATACCCAATCATGATCGGTTTCCTCTTGTTCTCGGATGCGTTGGCACCAATGGACGCAATTGTCAAGCTATTGATGAATATTCTCAGCCGAAAGTTCGAGTTCGAGGCTG ACGCGTTTGCGGTCAAGCTTGGCTACTCAGCCGAACTGGCCAGGTCGCTTCTGAAgctccaaattcaaaatcTCTCGACTATGGATGCAGACTGGATGTATGCCAGCTATCATTATTCGCATCCTATTCTACCCGAGAGACTTGGTGCTCTTGGCTGGAAGGGAGGAAAGGTTACTGCCAAAAGTGAAGACTCGGAGAAGCCTGTCAAGGCAGCGGATCGGGAGCTATAA
- a CDS encoding uncharacterized protein (EggNog:ENOG410PU3A~COG:S~BUSCO:14761at33183) has protein sequence MVFQANPNPLPPTHINSTRRISPSDAHAFLSAYLDRAATDPSYQPDSTLSAHGPVSANTGSAPNLVIHSLKRVCAGLGGEVLGRDIVLEQQLQQGDQGAKNFTDGEEWGGKPKGKKAPAGEKRVDGWQDLESFEREQLDLVDGGDGDEEETVGPTVTEENVGVEDYDIAVKEATIDKEERKRKKKERRKAEQRARASAAS, from the coding sequence ATGGTATTCCAAGCTAATCCCAATCCTCTCCCGCCAACCCACATAAACTCCACACGCCGCATCAGCCCCTCCGATGCTCATGCCTTCCTGTCCGCATATCTCGACCGCGCAGCGACCGACCCATCCTACCAACCAGACAGTACTCTATCTGCACACGGTCCTGTCTCTGCAAACACCGGCTCAGCACCCAACCTTGTGATTCACAGCTTAAAACGCGTCTGCGCCGGACTCGGGGGTGAGGTTTTGGGGAGAGACATTGTTTTGGAGCAACAGTTGCAGCAGGGCGATCAGGGAGCGAAGAATTTTACGGACGGGGAGGAATGGGGAGGCAAAccaaaaggaaagaaagcgCCTGCTGGTGAGAAGCGGGTTGACGGGTGGCAGGATCTGGAGAGTTTCGAGAGGGAGCAGCTTGACTTGGTGGATGGAGGTGatggagatgaagaagaaactgTTGGGCCTACGGTCACTGAAGAAAATGTGGGCGTCGAGGATTATGACATAGCGGTGAAAGAGGCTACTATCGATAAGGAAGAGCGCAAAcgaaagaagaaggaaaggagaAAGGCGGAGCAAAGAGCCAGGGCTTCTGCTGCGAgctaa
- a CDS encoding uncharacterized protein (EggNog:ENOG410PFIX~COG:O~TransMembrane:4 (o20-38i123-146o166-185i197-222o)~MEROPS:MER0002635), translating into MYILQQLARLLDQPFFPWKKIIVGFSLGQYLLEGFLSLRQYRILQQKKPPKVLEGEVSQEVFDKSQAYGRAKAKFGFVSGLYSQIQNLAFIYYDALPKLWAVTGLWLTRYLPERFQGEITHTLVFVFTFNLITTLLSIPVSYYSTFVLEEKFGFNKQTVKLWVSDMLKGQMLGVVLGAPIISAILKIVQKTGTSFFYYLWLFGMFVQLFAITIYPIAILPLFNKLSPLEPGTLKTGVEALAQKLQFPLKELYVIDGSKRSAHSNAYFYGLPWKKHIVIYDTLIEKSEPEEVVAVLSHELGHWSLSHTTKLFGIAQVCIYNANAP; encoded by the exons ATGTATATCCTTCAG CAACTTGCCCGGCTGCTTGATCAGCCTTTCTTCCCATGGAAAAAGATAATTGTCGGGTTTTCGCTTGGgcaatatcttcttgaggGATTTCTATCCCTTCGCCAATACAGGATTTTGCAACAGAAGAAACCGCCCAAGGTTCTCGAAGGCGAGGTTTCGCAAGAGGTATTCGATAAGAGTCAG GCATATGGTCGAGCAAAGGCCAAATTCGGTTTCGTCTCCGGGCTTTATAGTCAAATTCAGAATCTCGCTTTCATTTACTACGATGCACTCCCGAAACTCTGGGCTGTCACTGGTCTCTGGCTGACACGGTATCTTCCTGAACGGTTTCAAGGCGAAATAACTCATACGCTAGTCTTTGTCTTCACGTTCAACCTCATCACAACATTACTCTCTATCCCCGTCTCGTACTATAGCACTTTTGTTCTCGAGGAAAAATTCGGATTCAACAAACAGACAGTCAAACTATGGGTTTCGGATATGCTCAAGGGACAAATGCTCGGTGTTGTTCTTGGTGCTCCGATCATCAGCGCCATTCTGAAAATCGTCCAAAAAACAGGCACTAGTTTCTTCTATTACCTCTGGTTGTTTGGCATGTTCGTTCAGCTCTTCGCCATTACCATCTACCCAATTGCTATCCTACCCCTATTCAACAAGCTCTCTCCTTTGGAACCTGGCACTCTGAAGACTGGCGTGGAAGCTCTCGCACAAAAACTGCAGTTCCCACTCAAGGAGCTCTACGTTATCGACGGAAGCAAAAGAAGCGCTCACAGCAACGCATATTTCTATGGACTACCCTGGAAGAAGCACATCGTCATCTATGACACCTTGATTGAGAAGAGCGAACCTGAGGAGGTTGTGGCTGTCCTGAGTCATGAACTTGGACACTGGAGTTTGAGCCATACGACCAAGCTATTCGGAATCGCCCAGGTATGTATATACAATGCAAATGCACCCTAA
- the EAF1_2 gene encoding chromatin modification- protein VID21 (EggNog:ENOG410PG7Z~COG:K), whose product MLRDELLKAKNDEIERCVQSRKRKLSELYFATVACLGTKISLQSEQYRRQEAAFLDANEITKGRFYDQSTLPLRPNVATAHAEVPSDHTVRHAPKQHGPDGQSENRNLSPVEGAPSGVNGPDTPDKPGKEFVAAYPRVDLAQAITTSKLQPGVSSLQSLGRPPKPDGVHSGTLQESAASPPQPPQFYPSPLSSQKQAPSDSANASPEDNQTPPTQTAISEAQKPRSTSIALPQDAAPSSPVSTGQSSVHTSATDRSPASTSTEESITYQEATAKFREEPLSQTSGYEVAITSKVPSTPDEQLKFEAAMSNASITPKPRHDEVRQEELSTNVSPIGAASNTVSNQAGENAAVLTPSETPVAQRAVSELIEPALSTASETLKKSPSVTSAPEPISRPERMTTRVSSGAIRHKSVSEILGETPRSPASPTDRSPSDKLSRERTASPRSQVSTTESQLQMKERRDRKGRSKLSTVVFPKPASPEKQKLLTLSSQTDAPSANDQDDYLYLLFLVKAYFPPRGMHLSTLIATAHKTLSTANHMTDYAEQANTRTLKRLYQLQHSGRWPLRQLQRSPEPPRSAAHWDIFLDHVKWMRMDFREERKWKIAAAKNCADWCAEYVASSEEDRTTLRIKVRPQPTDTEIASKAAPPAEEHPTPDLIPCADDDSVSDGFNDEFQPDLDYGVVPAAVFSLPSDEFTFRMEKTVAAEKILDELPLYTPARILPGTNKPSFEESPDAVWKKEIAPVSKWIDGKIRFTGEGPPRKKSRYDYDASDDEDGPDNSVDMTPEKNDVALFQPENKPIRDRVHPSHCFRPPTEYPMPSVGFYESRQSSQWTCAEDDELRRLVREYSYNWSLISSCMGSHSKFSSGAERRTPWECFERWIGFEGLPADMAKTPYFRAYTARLEAAQRTVLAQQQAAQQQQQQQQQQNGNNNPTPQAFIRRRTTQPMRVERKRSSRHLTLLAGMRKLTQKREAALQKQQHGAYHSNPLS is encoded by the exons ATGCTCCGCGACGAGCTGCTCAAGGCCAAGAACGATGAGATCGA GCGTTGCGTGCAGTCGCGGAAGCGCAAACTGAGCGAACTGTACTTTGCGACCGTCGCCTGTCTTGGTACCAAGATCTCTCTCCAGAGCGAGCAGTATCGACGCCAGGAGGCTGCCTTTCTCGACGCGAATGAGATAACAAA AGGGCGATTCTATGACCAAAGCACGCTTCCGCTGCGGCCTAATGTCGCGACTGCCCATGCAGAAGTACCGAGCGACCACACCGTCCGCCACGCGCCCAAGCAACATGGCCCCGATGGTCAAAGCGAAAACCGCAACCTCTCTCCGGTTGAAGGCGCGCCATCGGGTGTAAATGGACCTGACACGCCGGATAAACCAGGCAAGGAATTTGTTGCTGCTTACCCTCGCGTCGACCTTGCACAGGCTATCACCACATCCAAGCTTCAACCAGGTGTTTCCTCCTTGCAGTCGCTAGGTCGGCCACCAAAGCCGGATGGTGTGCATTCAGGCACGTTACAGGAATCCGCCGCCTCGCCTCCTCAACCTCCTCAGTTCTATCCCTCCCCACTTTCATCCCAAAAGCAGGCTCCTTCCGACTCCGCCAACGCCTCTCCTGAAGACAACCAGACACCTCCCACGCAGACCGCTATATCAGAAGCGCAAAAGCCGCGCTCAACGTCTATCGCTCTCCCTCAAGATGCTGCACCCTCGTCCCCAGTCTCCACGGGTCAGTCTTCTGTCCATACTTCTGCGACAGATAGATCCCCCGCCTCAACCTCGACGGAAGAGTCTATCACGTACCAAGAAGCAACCGCTAAATTTCGCGAAGAACCCTTGTCGCAGACATCAGGATACGAGGTAGCCATCACCAGCAAGGTTCCTTCCACACCAGATGAGCAATTGAAGTTTGAAGCTGCCATGTCCAATGCTTCTATTACGCCAAAACCACGCCACGACGAGGTCCGCCAAGAGGAGCTCTCGACGAACGTATCGCCGATTGGTGCTGCTTCGAACACCGTCTCAAACCAAGCAGGTGAAAATGCTGCCGTGCTCACTCCGTCTGAGACTCCCGTTGCACAGAGAGCTGTCTCGGAGTTGATCGAGCCTGCCCTTTCTACTGCTTCCGAGACGCTGAAGAAATCGCCCTCGGTCACTAGCGCTCCAGAACCAATTTCCCGACCTGAGCGTATGACAACTAGAGTATCGTCGGGTGCGATCCGACACAAATCGGTTTCCGAGATCCTGGGAGAAACGCCGCGATCTCCAGCCTCTCCTACGGATAGATCACCCAGTGATAAACTGTCCCGTGAGAGGACCGCATCTCCACGATCACAGGTATCTACCACGGAGTCTCAGCTACAGATGAAGGAGAGGCGGGATCGAAAGGGACGAAGCAAGCTCTCGACGGTTGTGTTCCCAAAACCGGCATCCCCGGAGAAACAGAAACTGCTCACCTTATCTAGCCAAACTGATGCGCCCAGCGCTAATGACCAGGATGACTACCTCtatctcctttttcttgttaAGGCTTACTTCCCTCCAAGGGGCATGCATCTTTCCACACTTATCGCGACCGCGCACAAGACCCTAAGTACTGCGAATCACATGACAGATTATGCAGAGCAGGCGAATACCCGAACGCTAAAACGTCTGTACCAACTTCAGCATTCAGGTAGGTGGCCTCTTCGACAGCTGCAGCGTTCTCCGGAGCCGCCCCGCTCGGCAGCCCATTGGGACATATTTCTTGACCATGTGAAATGGATGCGGATGGACTtcagagaagaaaggaagtGGAAGATCGCCGCCGCAAAGAATTGTGCCGATTGGTGCGCAGAGTACGTTGCGAGCAGTGAGGAAGACCGTACGACACTGCGGATTAAAGTGCGACCACAACCAACAGACACCGAAATCGCGTCGAAAGCAGCGCCCCCAGCAGAAGAGCATCCTACACCGGATCTTATACCGTGTGCCGATGATGACTCCGTGAGTGATGGGTTCAACGACGAGTTTCAACCTGACTTGGACTATGGCGTCGTCCCGGCTGCAGTATTTTCACTTCCCTCTGACGAGTTTACCTTCCGCATGGAAAAGACGGTGGCAGCGGAAAAGATTCTTGATGAACTTCCCCTTTATACGCCCGCTAGGATTCTTCCTGGAACAAACAAACCCTCCTTCGAAGAATCGCCAGACGCAGTATGGAAAAAGGAAATAGCCCCTGTATCCAAGTGGATCGATGGCAAAATCCGTTTTACCGGGGAAGGCCCGCCGCGAAAAAAGAGCAGATATGACTATGATGCGTCTGACGACGAAGATGGCCCGGACAATTCTGTTGACATGACGCCAGAGAAAAATGATGTGGCACTTTTCCAGCCCGAAAATAAGCCTATTCGCGATCGTGTCCATCCGAGCCACTGTTTCCGTCCACCGACAGAATACCCAATGCCGTCGGTCGGCTTTTACGAGTCTCGACAATCCTCTCAGTGGACATGCGCCGAGGACGACGAATTACGTAGGCTTGTTCGAGAATATTCGTACAATTGGTCACTCATCTCAAGCTGCATGGGTTCACATTCAAAATTTTCTTCTGGAGCCGAAAGACGAACTCCCTGGGAATGCTTCGAGAGATGGATTGGCTTTGAAGGACTTCCTGCCGATATGGCAAAGACTCCTTATTTCCGAGCGTACACCGCAAGACTGGAAGCTGCACAGAGAACTGTTCTGGCTCAGCAACAGGCTGctcaacaacaacagcagcagcagcagcagcagaatGGCAATAACAACCCAACACCCCAGGCATTTATTCGCAGGCGAACAACTCAACCTATGAGAGTGGAGCGAAAGCGATCCTCGCGACATCTAACCCTTCTTGCTGGTATGAGAAAACTTACTCAGAAACGAGAGGCTGCGCTTCAAAAGCAGCAACATGGTGCGTATCACTCAAATCCATTGTCATGA
- the GCD11 gene encoding eukaryotic translation initiation factor 2 subunit gamma (BUSCO:160995at4751~EggNog:ENOG410PFEJ~COG:J~BUSCO:5047at33183) produces MAPMSDYSEDESQPGSPVLGAADRNGVEQDFDQHEDDLEDQETKPLKSALKKPSSAPPTSAEKKPELPEQPDPDTLDLSKLTPLSPEIIARQATINIGTIGHVAHGKSTVVKAISGVQTVRFKNEQERNITIKLGYANAKIYKCDNPDCPRPGCYRSFKSEKEVDPPCERDGCSGTYRLQRHVSFVDCPGHDILMSTMLSGAAVMDAALLLIAGNETCPQPQTSEHLAAIEIMKLNHIIILQNKVDLMREEGALQHYQSILKFIRGTVADGSPIIPISAQLKYNIDAVNEYLCTHIPVPMRDFTASPHMIIIRSFDVNKPGCEIEDLKGGVAGGSILTGVLKLNDEIEIRPGIVTRDEQGKLKCRPIFSRVISLLAEQNDLKFAVPGGLIGVGTKVDPTLCRADRLLGFVLGHRGKLPAIYSELEVNYFLLRRLLGVKTADGKQAKVAKLSKNEVLMVNIGSTATGAKVMGVKADAAKLSLTSPACTEIGEKIALSRRIDKHWRLIGWANIVAGNTLEPILE; encoded by the exons ATGGCGCCAATGAGTGATTATTCTGAGGACGAATCCCAGCCGGGCTCACCTGTGCTTGGTGCCGCTGACCGGAACGGAGTTGAGCAGGATTTTGACCAACACGAAGACGACCTCGAAGATCAAGAGACTAAACCACTCAAGTCTGCATTAAAAAAGCCCTCATCCGCTCCCCCAACATCCGCAGAGAAGAAGCCAGAACTCCCAGAGCAGCCTGACCCAGACACCTTGGACCTATCCAAGCTCACTCCCTTATCACCCGAGATCATTGCGCGACAAGCAACAATCAATATCGGCACGATTGGGCACGTCGCTCACGGAAAGTCGACGGTGGTGAAGGCCATTTCTGGGGTGCAGACTGTTCGATTTAAGAATGAGCAGGAGAGAAACATTACAATCAAGTTGGGTTATGCGAATGCGAAGATTTACAAGTGTGATAATCCCGACTGTCCGCGCCCGGGGTGCTACAGGAGTTTTAAGAGCGAAAAGGAAGTCGATCCGCCGTGTGAGAGGGATGGCTGCTCAGGCACATACCGTTTACAGAGACATGTTTC TTTCGTCGACTGTCCCGGCCACGATATTCTCATGAGTACTATGCTTTCAGGTGCCGCTGTCATGGATGCAGCGTTACTTCTGATCGCCGGAAATGAAACCTGCCCCCAGCCACAGACATCTGAACATTTGGCTGCCATTGAGATTATGAAGCTTAACCACATTATCATTCTGCAAAATAAGGTCGACCTTATGAGGGAAGAAGGCGCTCTCCAGCATTACCAGTCGATATTGAAATTCATTCGCGGCACAGTTGCAGACGGATCTCCCATAATTCCTATCTCGGCACAGTTGAAGTACAACATTGACGCTGTCAACGAGTATCTCTGCACACACATCCCCGTCCCCATGCGTGATTTCACCGCATCTCCTCACATGATTATCATCCGTTCCTTCGACGTCAACAAGCCCGGATGTGAAATCGAGGACTTGAAGGGTGGTGTTGCCGGTGGTTCCATTTTGACCGGTGTATTGAAGCTCAACGATGAAATCGAGATCCGGCCCGGTATCGTCACAAGAGATGAGCAAGGCAAGCTCAAATGTCGCCCAATTTTCAGCCGTGTTATATCTCTTCTCGCCGAACAGAACGATCTCAAATTCGCCGTTCCTGGTGGTCTTATTGGTGTCGGAACAAAAGTCGACCCCACTCTCTGCCGTGCCGATCGTCTTCTTGGTTTCGTTCTTGGTCACCGTGGTAAACTTCCTGCTATCTACAGCGAACTCGAAGTTAATTACTTCCTCCTACGTCGGTTACTTGGTGTCAAGACTGCAGATGGCAAGCAAGCCAAGGTTGCTAAACTGTCGAAGAACGAAGTTCTCATGGTAAACATCGGCTCTACTGCTACTGGTGCTAAGGTCATGGGTGTGAAGGCAGACGCTGCGAAATTGAGCTTGACCAGTCCCGCTTGTACGGAAATTGGCGAAAAGATTGCCCTTAGTCGAAGAATTGACAAGCATTGGCGTTTGATCGGATGGGCAAATATTGTCGC AGGAAATACCCTTGAACCTATTCTCGAGTAA